CTTGTTGTTAAGACAGTCGTTGTACACAACCTCGAGAAAAAACGTGACGTTGATCTAACTGGCATTAAAGTGACTAATGATATCAAAGAGTTAATTAATGATGATGAAATTAATATTGTTGTTGAAGTTATGGGAACAGTCACAACGGCCAAAGAATACATTGAGTTATTATTAAGGGCTGGTAAGCATATTATTACAGCTAACAAAGATCTAATCGCAACACATGGATCAGAATTAGCAGAACTTGCTGATCAAAATAAATGTGATTTATTTTACGAAGCAAGTGTTGCGGGTGGCATTCCAATTTTGAGAACAATTGTTAATTCCTTTGCTGCTGATAGAATTATAGAAGTAAAAGGAATTGTAAATGGAACTACAAACTATATCTTGACAAAAATGAGCCAAAATAATATGTCCTTTGCAGATGCTCTAAAATCAGCACAAGAATTAGGCTTTGCTGAACCAGACCCTACAAATGATATTGAAGGTATAGATGCTGCATATAAGATGATTATTTTGACTCAATTTGCGTTTGGAATCAATATTGCCTTAGATGATATAGAAGTTAAAGGTATAAATGGAATAGATTTGGAAGATATTAAGCAGGCAAAAAGCTTGGGTTACAATATTAAGTTGTTGGGAATTGCTAAATTAATTAATGATAGAATCAGTGTTGCAGTTGGACCGGTTCTTGTTCCTGAGACACAGCCATTATCAGCTGTACAAAATGAAAATAATGCTGTTTTAGTTACAGGAGCAGCAG
Above is a window of Liquorilactobacillus hordei DSM 19519 DNA encoding:
- a CDS encoding homoserine dehydrogenase; the protein is MQVVNIGVLGLGTVGSGVVRLLKDHEHKISSITGRKLVVKTVVVHNLEKKRDVDLTGIKVTNDIKELINDDEINIVVEVMGTVTTAKEYIELLLRAGKHIITANKDLIATHGSELAELADQNKCDLFYEASVAGGIPILRTIVNSFAADRIIEVKGIVNGTTNYILTKMSQNNMSFADALKSAQELGFAEPDPTNDIEGIDAAYKMIILTQFAFGINIALDDIEVKGINGIDLEDIKQAKSLGYNIKLLGIAKLINDRISVAVGPVLVPETQPLSAVQNENNAVLVTGAAVGETMFYGPGAGEMPTANSVLSDIIAVTKDIVLETTGNRFNDFSREGKQALPDEIKYPYYISLKVKDRPGQMLKITEVMTELNASFHLIIQSEYDDVNARVVMTTHKMSEQQIKEIIKEIDNLEEIEVIASYRILSE